The Arachis hypogaea cultivar Tifrunner chromosome 14, arahy.Tifrunner.gnm2.J5K5, whole genome shotgun sequence genome has a segment encoding these proteins:
- the LOC112741756 gene encoding transcription initiation factor TFIID subunit 13: protein MSSYGGGSSSKPRIASSQPSETSSKRKRGVFQKELQHMMYGFGDDPNPLPESVALMEDIIVEYVTELVHKAQDIGSQRGKLSVEDFLYLIRKDLPKLNRCTELLSMNEELKQARKVFESDEEKLRKVFEVDEPVE from the exons ATGAGCAGTTACGGTGGTGGAAGCTCGTCGAAACCAAGAATTGCTTCTTCTCAACCTTCCGAAACTTCTTCAAAGCGCAAAAGAGGAGTTTTCCAAAAAGAAC TGCAGCATATGATGTACGGCTTTGGAGATGATCCCAAT CCTCTTCCTGAAAGTGTGGCGCTTATGGAGGATATTATTGTGGAATATGTCACGGAATTG GTACATAAAGCTCAAGATATTGGATCACAGAGAGGGAAACTATCAGTTGAGGATTTCCTTTATTTGATTCGCAAG GATTTGCCAAAACTTAATCGATGTACAGAATTGTTGTCTATGAATGAAGAGCTGAAACAGGCAAGAAAGGTTTTCGAATCAGATGAAGAGAAATTGAGGAAGGTTTTTGAAGTGGACGAACCAGTTGAATGA
- the LOC140178518 gene encoding uncharacterized protein, which yields MPLYAKFMKELLAKKKKWREDETVVLNKECSAIIQNNLPQKLKDPGSFLIPCTIGEITIERALCDLGASNNLMPFSLMKKMQIDELKSTRISLQLADHSIKFPHGVVENLLVKVGKFILPADFVILDMKENTNTSIILGRPFLDTGKALIDVQKGELILRVHDDHIVFNILKAVQHPNNSEGCMKIDIIDPLLQETLEEEEINNSLEPLKEKDLAKNEKSPIPKEFEASHVPAKEEEAPKLKLKPLPPNLKYAFFGDNNTYPMIISSSLGLNEEKDLLKVLRDHKSSLGWTIGDLTGISPIMYMHKILLEEDSKPVVQAQKQLNLIMKEVKGGVIVVANENNELIPTRTITGWRMCIDYRRLNTAIRNDHFSLPFIDQMIEKLAGHAFYCFLDGYSRSSFGAKTREAIACNILCKRVLNDAQKNYTITEKELLAVIFAFDKFRSYLIGSKVIVYTDHYTLKYLLTKQDANQDIANYKAGRIIPKEFTKQQAKKLHHDVKYFLWDVPYLFKRGLDGIIQICISDEETKEVL from the exons atgcctctctatgcaaaGTTTATGAAGGAGTTGCTAGCaaaaaagaagaaatggaggGAGGATGAAACAGTGGTCCTTAATAAGGAGTGTAGTGCaatcatacaaaataatttaccCCAAAAGTTGAAGGATCCCGGGAGTTtcttgattccttgcaccattggtgaGATTACTATTGAAAGAGCTCTTTGTGACTTGGGGGCTAGCAATAATCTCATGCCATTCTCCTTGATGAAGAAGATGCAAATTGATGAATTGAAGTCCACAAGGATCTCTCTTCAACTTGCAGATCATTCCATTAAGTTCCCACATGGAGTAGTTGAGaacttgttggtgaaagtgggtaAATTCATACTCCCTGCtgattttgtaattcttgacATGAAAGAAAATACCAATACCTCCATtatcttgggaagaccattccttgACACTGGGAAAGCTttaattgatgtacaaaaaggtgAGTTGATATTAAGAGTGCATGATGATCATATTGTATTCAATATATTGAAGGCCGTGCAACATCCCAAtaattctgaagggtgtatgaagATTGATATAATCGACCCCTTGTTACAAGAGACTCTAGAAGAGGAGGAGATCAACAATTCTCTTGAACCCCTTAAAGAAAAAGACTTAGCCAAAAATGAGAAGTCCCCAATACCTAAGGAATTTGAAGCCTCACATGTTCCAGCAAAGGAGGAGGAGGCACCCAAGCTTAAGCTAAAGCCTCTGCCTCCCAATCTTAAATATGCTTTCTTTGGTGACAACAATACATATCCAATGATTATAAGCTCTTCTCTAGGCTTGAATGAGGAAAAAGATTTGCTCAAGGTGTTGAGAGATCACAAAAGttctcttgggtggaccattggtGATCTTACGGGAATAAGCCCAATAATGTAcatgcataaaatcttacttGAAGAAGACTCCAAACCAGTGGTGCAAGCACAGAAGCAGCTCAACCTGATCATGAAAGAGGTG AAAGGAGGAGTCATAGTGGTTGCCAATGAGAATAATGAACTCATCCCCACTAGAACCATAACCGgttggaggatgtgtattgactatagaaggctcaataccgcTATAAGGAATGACCACTTCTCATTacccttcattgaccaaatgaTTGAGAAATTAGCTGGACATGCattttattgcttcttggatggttATTCGAG gagtagttttggagCAAAGACAAGAGAAGCTATTGCATGTAATATATTATGCAAGCGTGTTCTtaatgatgcccaaaagaattatACCATAACAGAGAAAGAACTTCTAGCTGTGATTTtcgcatttgataagtttaggtcctatttaattggttcaaAAGTAATTGTCTACACTGATCACTATACTCTTAAGTATCTTTTGACCAAACAAGATGCTAACCAAG acatagcaaattaTAAGGCTGGGAGGATCATTCCAAAGGAGTTCACTAAGCAACAAGCAAAGAAGTTACATCATGATGTTAAATACTTCTTATGGGATGTTCCTTACTTGTTCAAGAGGGGTTTAGATGGCATAATCCAGATATGCATCTCAGATGAAGAGACTAAAGAAGTTCTCTGA
- the LOC112742357 gene encoding uncharacterized protein: MVRVSRKEWAKKIDDALCAFKTAFKISIGIPRYQLVYGKACYLLVELEHTTYWTTKFLNFDTKTVGEKRLLQLNELDEFRVKAYKNAKLYKKKTKMWHDKRISTRTFDPRQMVLLFNSRLKLFLGKLKSR, encoded by the coding sequence ATGGTGAGAGTTTCAAGGAAAGAATGGGCGAAGAAGATTGATGACGCTCTCTGTGCTTTCAAAACGGCATTCAAAATATCCATTGGGATTCCACGTTATCAACTTGTCTATGGCAAGGCTTGTTACTTGctagtggaactggagcatacaACATATTGGACAACAAAGTTTCTTAACTTTGATACAAAGACTGTGGGAGAGAAGAGGTTGCTTCAACTAAATGAGCTTGATGAGTTTAGAGTGAAGGCTTATAAAAATGCTAAGCTTTACAAGAAGAAGACTAAAATGTGGCATGACAAGAGGATCTCCACAAGAACATTTGATCCTAGACAAATGGTGCTTCTTTTCAATTCAAGGTTAAAGCTCTTCCTAGGAAAGTTGAAGTCTAGATAG